In Harmonia axyridis chromosome 6, icHarAxyr1.1, whole genome shotgun sequence, a single window of DNA contains:
- the LOC123682998 gene encoding uncharacterized protein LOC123682998: MSVINTQSLLCDILKQIMKEKTNEHYTFNIDGGTNNSDGYMGEIVFFHVILEDNERLNLVLKSAKSHKSLKEILFSDIIYNREFLMYTKVFPELEKFTKSKNVQDMATFIPKVWFAEKHLDQVNIVLENLKLQNFHICDRKKPMDSSHMRILFDTYGKWHAISMAFRDQHPEKFSRLVENWVDPKLKLIKSFGFVKHHGIDLSVVKKMSIERKRFDLVKLLDSIEGQMEDILFRNYSEDENLLIISHGDNWCNNYMFKYKENEGTSTPTDVFFIDFQLSRLDSPALELSSTLYNMGDKETFKDFDNLLNIYYKSFSKTMKLLGSNPAKLFTMDDLKSHWKRHAVHTIVYVFVYLRISLCDADDAPDLIKMAEDGTDFDGSFSFHTKNMDLFWERAYDIFIHYTEFVNKISHK; encoded by the exons ATGTCTGTCATTAACACCCAATCACTCCTGTgtgatattttgaaacaaattaTGAAAGAGAAGACAAATGAACATTACACATTCAACATCGATGGCGGTACCAACAACTCAGATGGATACATGGGAGAAATAGTGTTCTTTCACGTGATATTGGAGGATAATGAACGACTCAATTTAGTATTGAAATCTGCAAAATCCCATAAATCTCTTAAAGAGATCCTTTTCTCAGATATTATCTACAACAGAGAGTTTCTTATGTACACCAAAGTTTTTCCCGAGTTGGAAAAATTCACGAAGAGTAAAAATGTTCAAGACATGGCCACATTTATACCGAAAGTTTGGTTTGCTGAAAAACACTTAGACCAAGTGAATATCGTTCTCGAGAACCTGAAACTACAGAATTTCCATATTTGCGACAGAAAAAAGCCTATGGATTCATCTCATATGCGAATACTTTTCGATACTTACGGAAAATGGCATGCAATATCAATGGCTTTCAGAGAtcaacatccagaaaaattctCAAGATTAGTTGAAAATTGGGTAGATCCAAAATTGAAGTTGATCAAAAGTTTCGGTTTTGTGAAACATCATGGTATAGATTTATCTGTTGTGAAAAAAATGTCGATTGAGCGGAAACGATTCGATCTGGTGAAACTCTTGGACAGTATTGAAGGACAAATGGAAGATATTTTATTCAGGAATTATTctgaagatgaaaatttgctGATTATAAGTCATGGAGATAATTGGTGTAATAATTATATGTTCAAATATAAG gAAAACGAAGGAACTTCCACGCCAACTGATGTTTTTTTCATAGATTTCCAATTATCAAGACTAGACTCACCTGCTCTGGAGCTTAGCAGTACACTTTACAACATGGGAGATAAAGAAACCTTCAAAGATTTTGATAATCTTCTTAATATCTACTAcaaatctttttcgaaaactatgaaattattgGGAAGCAATCCTGCTAAATTATTCACCATGGATGATCTCAAAAGCCATTGGAAGAGGCATGCTGTGCACACAATTGTATACGTCTTTGTTTACCTACGGATTTCTTTATGTGATGCGGATGACGCTCCAGATCTGATCAAAATGGCTGAGGATGGGACAGATTTTGATGGCTCCTTTTCATTCCATACAAAAAATATGGATCTTTTCTGGGAAAGAGCCTATGATATTTTCATACATTATACAGAGTTTGTAAATAAAATCTCACATAAATGA
- the LOC123683001 gene encoding uncharacterized protein LOC123683001 — MSSSNTDSVLSVVVQQMMINKNIVDYEYDVDGGTSRTDGFLGDVIFFHVKYKNKIDYLVLKTGKTNENVRNLVDADTLYNREICMYTKVIPLLEEFAKIKNITVLPTFIPNLVFHHKESLVLENLRKQNFQMWNRRKPMTLAHLELLYENYGIWHGVTMAFKNQKPQEFLKCVSGWRDCRFRLNKTLALSRYLKKEFSEAMIRLADRNRSDLVDVYKNYIDKIDDVLYRRDLKKEDMLIISHGDTWCNNYLFRNELPAEESKPNRVYFLDFQLSRPESPGTEISSILYTMGGKDSFDNIDKLLKIYHSKLSETLKRLGSDPEKLFTMNDLKRHWKRYAFFNVLHSFIYTRISLCDDDDAPDLNQMAENGADFDGAFFFEMKNMDLFWDRVLEIFIHYGEMLKEPIYE, encoded by the exons ATGAGTTCCTCAAATACTGATTCTGTGCTCAGTGTTGTAGTTCAACAGATGATGATAAACAAAAATATCGTGGACTACGAATATGACGTCGATGGAGGTACCTCCAGAACAGATGGATTCTTAGGGgatgtgatattttttcatgtgaaaTATAAGAACAAAATAGATTACCTCGttttgaaaacaggaaaaacgAATGAAAATGTTCGGAATCTTGTGGATGCTGATACTTTGTATAATAGAGAAATTTGTATGTATACAAAAGTTATTCCATTACTAGAAGAATTCGCCAAAATCAAGAATATCACAGTTTTACCAACATTCATACCCAATCTTGTATTTCACCATAAGGAAAGCCTTGTCTTGGAAAACctcagaaaacaaaatttccaaatgTGGAATAGAAGAAAACCTATGACTTTAGCACACCTTGAGCTCCTctatgaaaattatggaatttgGCATGGGGTCACAATGGCCTTCAAGAATCAAAAACCTCAGGAATTCTTGAAATGTGTAAGTGGTTGGCGTGATTGCAGATTCAGATTAAATAAAACATTAGCTCTTTCGCGGTATCTCAAAAAAGAATTTTCTGAAGCAATGATAAGACTGGCTGATAGGAATAGAAGTGATTTGGTTGatgtttataaaaattatattgacaaaATAGATGATGTGCTGTATAGAAGAGACCTTAAAAAGGAAGACATGCTGATAATTAGTCATGGTGACACTTGGTGTAATAACTACTTGTTCAGAAACGAG CTTCCTGCCGAGGAATCCAAACCAAATCGAGTATATTTTCTAGATTTCCAACTGTCAAGACCTGAATCTCCAGGAACAGAAATAAGCAGTATTCTGTACACTATGGGAGGCAAGGACTCTTTCGATAACATAGATAAGCTGCTCAAAATCTACCATAGCAAATTAtcagaaacattgaagagattAGGAAGTGATCCAGAGAAATTGTTCACAATGAACGACTTGAAAAGGCACTGGAAGCGATATgcttttttcaatgttttacaTAGTTTCATTTATACAAGAATTTCACTGTGTGATGACGATGATGCTCCAGATCTGAATCAGATGGCTGAGAATGGGGCAGATTTCGATGGCGCTTTCTTTTTCGAGatgaaaaatatggatttgttCTGGGACAGGGTTCTAGAAATATTCATACATTATGGAGAGATGTTGAAAGAGCCTATATATGAATGA